A portion of the Litorimonas taeanensis genome contains these proteins:
- a CDS encoding efflux RND transporter permease subunit has translation MILSDVAVKRPVFASVISLILIVFGIIAFDRLSLREYPDIDSPIVTIDTNYSGASASVVETRITQIIEDRIAGIEGIRNINSSSSDGRSSISIEFGVDRDIDAAANDIRDRISGVLDNLPEEADPPEVEKADSNDDVIIWHNLASENLTTPELSDYAERYLVDRFSALDGVARVRVGGAKNYALRVWIDRRKLAARNLTVTDIENALRSENIESPAGSLESNQRTYTMRIDRSFYTPDDFASLVIAEGDDGYLVRLGDVARVERGTTEDRNLFRGNGVPMVGLGVVKQSTANTVDVAKAARDLADQLNGTLPDGIIIARSYDSSVFISASISEVYQTLFIAVGLVTLVIFLFLGSLRVTIIPAITVPVSIIATFIILLALGLSINLLTLLALVLAIGLVVDDAIVVLENIVRRMDELGETPLVAAFNGTRQVGFAVIATTMVLVAVFVPITFLQGDIGRLFREFAFTISAAVVFSSLLALTLTPMLASKLLKNTKEKGFFAKIPEFIDKGFSVVLRGYSWVLDRLIRRPILVGLILFGLMGVTFQFTQTIKQEYVPAEDRGGFFVSIRGPEGASFSYMERYLDEIERRLLPFTEAGEIQRLLIRAPGFGSNSFNAGFVIVVLDDWANRRHADEIIADVNKQLSDLPGVKAYARMRQGLGGGTGKPIQFVLGGPSYETLTEWRDIFVAALEENNPGLIDIDWDYKETQPQFRIKVNYDRAADLGVRINDIGSTLETMLGSRNVTTYIDKGQEYDVVLEGLRSEQNSPGDVDNIYVRSDRSGQLVPLSNLVTIDATADSGSLNRYNRVRAITIEVGLAEGAYIGPVLDEMVKTAREVLPQEATIAFKGQSLDYKESGQSMIFVFAIGIVIVFLVLAAQFESYRHPVIIILCVPATVAGGLVGLWLTGNTLNIYTQIALIMLIGLAAKNGILIVEFANQLRDEGQEFYDAVKNAAMIRFRPIVMTSLTTVAGSLPLILSSGAGAETRAAIGVVILYGVVAAALITVLFVPTAYALLAKGSGSPLDVTRRLEKESKPPMQTHPIPEPAE, from the coding sequence ATGATCTTGTCAGATGTAGCGGTCAAACGCCCCGTTTTCGCTTCGGTCATTTCACTGATTCTCATTGTATTTGGCATTATCGCCTTTGACCGTTTGTCTCTGCGTGAGTACCCCGATATTGATTCCCCTATCGTCACCATTGACACCAATTATTCAGGTGCCTCGGCCTCTGTCGTGGAAACGCGTATCACCCAAATTATCGAAGACCGTATTGCTGGAATCGAGGGTATTCGGAATATTAATTCTTCATCATCAGATGGTCGTTCAAGCATCAGTATTGAGTTTGGCGTGGACAGAGATATCGATGCAGCAGCGAATGATATTCGCGACAGAATTTCTGGTGTTTTAGATAATTTACCCGAAGAAGCTGATCCGCCTGAGGTGGAAAAGGCTGACTCTAATGATGACGTCATTATTTGGCACAACCTCGCCAGTGAAAACCTGACGACTCCAGAACTTTCTGATTATGCTGAACGCTATTTAGTTGACCGATTTTCTGCTTTGGATGGTGTCGCGCGTGTACGCGTAGGAGGCGCTAAAAATTACGCTCTGCGGGTTTGGATTGACCGTAGAAAACTTGCAGCCCGTAATTTGACTGTAACCGATATTGAAAATGCGCTTCGATCTGAAAACATAGAGTCGCCAGCGGGAAGCCTAGAATCCAATCAGCGGACATATACGATGAGGATCGACCGGTCGTTTTATACACCAGATGATTTTGCATCTCTTGTCATTGCAGAAGGTGATGATGGTTATTTGGTGCGTCTCGGTGATGTGGCTCGAGTTGAACGCGGCACGACAGAAGATCGCAACCTATTTCGAGGAAATGGAGTCCCCATGGTTGGATTGGGTGTCGTTAAACAGTCCACTGCAAATACGGTTGATGTTGCGAAAGCCGCGAGAGACCTTGCGGATCAACTGAATGGGACATTGCCAGACGGCATTATTATTGCACGGAGTTATGACAGTTCGGTATTTATTTCCGCGTCTATTTCAGAAGTTTATCAGACGCTCTTTATCGCTGTTGGGCTGGTGACCCTTGTTATTTTCCTGTTTTTAGGGAGTCTGCGCGTTACGATCATCCCAGCCATAACAGTCCCTGTTTCAATTATAGCGACTTTTATAATTTTATTGGCACTCGGTCTTTCCATCAATCTGTTGACATTGTTAGCACTTGTATTGGCTATTGGCCTAGTGGTCGACGATGCTATCGTCGTGTTGGAAAATATTGTTCGGCGTATGGATGAATTGGGTGAAACGCCGCTCGTAGCCGCTTTTAACGGAACACGACAAGTGGGGTTTGCGGTTATTGCAACTACTATGGTTCTTGTCGCCGTATTTGTGCCAATCACATTTTTGCAGGGTGATATTGGTCGTTTGTTCAGAGAGTTTGCATTTACAATCTCGGCTGCGGTTGTTTTCTCTAGCCTTCTTGCTTTGACATTGACGCCTATGCTTGCTTCCAAACTGTTGAAGAACACTAAGGAGAAAGGCTTCTTTGCTAAAATTCCTGAGTTTATCGATAAGGGTTTCAGTGTCGTTCTTCGCGGATATAGCTGGGTTCTTGATCGCCTCATACGCCGGCCGATATTGGTTGGATTAATCCTCTTTGGCCTTATGGGTGTGACGTTTCAATTCACGCAAACCATAAAACAGGAATATGTTCCCGCTGAAGACCGTGGTGGATTTTTTGTTTCTATTCGCGGTCCTGAAGGTGCGTCATTCTCTTATATGGAGCGGTATCTTGATGAAATCGAGAGACGGTTACTGCCATTCACTGAGGCCGGTGAAATTCAGCGTCTACTCATCAGAGCCCCTGGTTTTGGTAGTAATTCATTTAACGCTGGGTTTGTTATCGTCGTTTTAGATGATTGGGCAAACCGTCGCCATGCGGATGAGATTATTGCTGACGTCAACAAACAATTATCAGATCTACCCGGCGTGAAAGCTTATGCCCGGATGCGTCAAGGTTTAGGCGGAGGTACGGGTAAGCCTATTCAATTCGTTTTAGGTGGCCCGTCTTATGAGACGCTTACAGAGTGGCGGGATATATTTGTCGCAGCTTTGGAGGAAAACAATCCAGGCCTTATTGATATAGATTGGGATTACAAAGAAACGCAGCCACAATTCAGGATCAAAGTTAACTATGACCGAGCGGCTGATTTGGGCGTACGCATCAATGACATAGGAAGTACCTTGGAAACCATGTTGGGGTCACGAAATGTCACAACTTATATTGATAAGGGGCAAGAATATGATGTGGTTCTGGAAGGTCTCCGTTCGGAACAAAATAGTCCGGGCGACGTCGATAATATCTATGTGAGATCTGACCGATCTGGCCAATTAGTGCCGCTATCCAACCTCGTTACAATTGATGCGACTGCCGATAGTGGCTCGTTAAATCGTTATAATCGCGTAAGGGCTATAACGATTGAGGTGGGGCTTGCTGAGGGGGCCTATATTGGACCCGTTTTGGATGAAATGGTAAAAACAGCCAGAGAGGTATTGCCCCAAGAGGCGACTATCGCATTCAAAGGTCAATCGTTGGACTATAAAGAGTCGGGGCAGTCCATGATTTTTGTTTTCGCTATTGGTATCGTTATCGTATTCCTTGTTTTGGCCGCGCAGTTTGAAAGCTACCGCCATCCAGTGATTATTATTCTTTGTGTACCTGCCACTGTCGCCGGCGGCCTGGTTGGGTTGTGGCTGACAGGCAACACGTTGAATATTTACACGCAAATTGCCCTGATTATGCTAATTGGTCTGGCCGCAAAAAATGGAATTCTGATTGTGGAATTTGCAAACCAATTGCGGGATGAAGGGCAAGAATTCTACGACGCTGTTAAGAATGCTGCAATGATCCGCTTTCGGCCAATTGTGATGACAAGCCTCACGACCGTAGCGGGTAGTCTGCCTCTTATCCTATCAAGTGGTGCTGGGGCGGAAACACGGGCGGCGATTGGGGTGGTTATACTTTATGGCGTTGTTGCTGCGGCCCTTATCACAGTATTATTTGTGCCGACCGCGTATGCGCTACTCGCAAAAGGTTCTGGTTCCCCATTAGATGTGACACGGCGATTGGAAAAAGAATCTAAGCCGCCAATGCAAACGCATCCAATCCCTGAGCCAGCTGAATAA
- a CDS encoding efflux RND transporter periplasmic adaptor subunit encodes MTILTFALLNVAIFAPFANAQNSKPANVFAETVNVREFASRIEALGTLEPNEQVELTLNAADRVQSLYFDDGDRVREGQTLLSLAQNEQRALVEAEDARVSEAQQQLDRVNRLIVRNAVSQSEVDEAQRDLNSAKAQLRAVQSRQKDRVLVAPFDGILGFRRVSVGSYVQPGDVVARLIDDGEMNLEFSVPSTFLRYLKPGTPVNATTDDWPGEVFEGEVETVDNAIDPVTRTVKVRAKLPNPERLLLTGMFMEVTLTADSRSVPAIPEESVQPVGPRNFVYVIDTNAGDLIATKTEVQLGIHQDGFVEVLSGIQAGQKIVTEGIIGIRDGGLVKIQPKSILSPSGSSRGDRNLSTAAGEN; translated from the coding sequence GTGACCATATTAACGTTCGCCTTGTTGAATGTTGCGATTTTCGCACCGTTTGCCAATGCGCAAAACTCAAAACCGGCCAACGTCTTTGCTGAAACGGTTAACGTACGCGAGTTTGCCTCCAGAATTGAGGCGCTTGGAACTTTGGAACCGAATGAACAGGTTGAGCTGACGCTAAATGCCGCGGATAGGGTTCAGAGTTTATACTTTGATGATGGGGACCGCGTTAGAGAAGGGCAAACGCTCTTGTCACTTGCACAAAATGAGCAACGTGCGCTTGTCGAAGCCGAAGATGCCAGAGTATCTGAAGCCCAACAACAGCTTGACCGAGTTAATAGATTAATTGTCAGAAACGCTGTATCTCAATCAGAAGTGGATGAGGCGCAAAGAGATTTAAACAGTGCCAAAGCGCAATTGCGGGCTGTGCAATCACGGCAAAAAGACCGCGTACTTGTCGCCCCATTTGACGGTATATTGGGATTTCGGCGCGTAAGTGTTGGTTCCTATGTTCAGCCTGGTGATGTTGTTGCGAGGCTGATTGATGACGGGGAAATGAATTTGGAATTTTCAGTGCCATCAACTTTTCTTCGTTATCTAAAACCCGGAACGCCGGTAAATGCGACAACAGATGATTGGCCCGGGGAAGTTTTTGAAGGCGAAGTGGAGACAGTTGATAATGCTATTGACCCCGTTACTCGCACTGTAAAAGTTAGAGCCAAGTTGCCGAACCCAGAGCGTTTATTGTTAACTGGAATGTTCATGGAAGTGACTCTTACGGCTGATTCAAGGTCTGTTCCCGCTATTCCAGAGGAATCTGTACAACCTGTTGGTCCCCGAAATTTTGTTTATGTCATCGATACTAATGCGGGCGACCTTATTGCCACAAAAACTGAGGTTCAACTTGGCATTCATCAAGATGGTTTTGTAGAGGTACTATCGGGTATACAGGCCGGCCAAAAAATCGTGACTGAAGGCATTATCGGAATTCGTGACGGCGGCCTAGTCAAAATTCAACCCAAGTCCATTCTGTCTCCGAGCGGGTCTTCGCGTGGAGATCGAAATTTATCGACAGCTGCGGGTGAGAATTAA
- a CDS encoding TolC family protein, translated as MNSAPHIIFSKFYAASLTGLALTLSACATPSVPPKPEFTSQIVTQNTFANAVQEGEQSVPDWWSSFDDPILESLVDTALRNNRNIDVAAANLRAADALVRAARLGKSYSTSTSVGADLGRSTGANNDVELNLSGGIAGSWEYDAFDRIESQIKAAEYNRESVLQAQRDIAVLVAAQTAQAYVDLRGAQQRLAVAQQNAELQAEALSLIQELVDNGRSSDLDLHRSETLYRTTLASLPLFQATIQVSIAQLAALTGVAANEASSALPELTSVGQIPSLLSEVATGSPQDLINRRPDIRQAEAEISRRLALSDVERARLFPRIVFNTDISALFNGANRLDQLSSIGFGLGPTISWEGPDLRAVRADIDISDAQTEAAISQYEQTLLTALSDVEMALARYGREMERREDLEKASHAAKNALELARLRFDEGYDDFLDVLDAQRTLLDAEDDRVQNEVLVTTYAISAYRALGGMWTEEELSDERAETVNSLTN; from the coding sequence ATGAACTCGGCACCCCATATAATATTCAGCAAATTCTATGCTGCCAGTTTAACTGGGCTCGCCTTAACGTTGTCGGCTTGTGCCACGCCGTCTGTACCGCCGAAGCCAGAATTCACGTCTCAAATTGTTACGCAAAATACTTTTGCCAATGCTGTGCAAGAAGGCGAGCAAAGCGTGCCTGATTGGTGGAGTAGTTTCGACGACCCGATCTTAGAAAGTCTTGTCGACACGGCCCTGCGAAACAACCGAAATATTGACGTTGCCGCCGCGAATTTAAGGGCCGCTGATGCACTTGTCAGAGCTGCGAGGCTAGGGAAATCATATAGTACCTCGACCTCTGTTGGTGCTGACCTAGGGCGTTCAACGGGGGCGAATAATGACGTTGAGTTGAACCTATCAGGCGGCATAGCGGGTAGCTGGGAATATGATGCTTTTGATCGAATAGAGTCGCAAATTAAAGCGGCTGAATATAATCGAGAATCTGTTTTACAAGCGCAGCGGGATATTGCCGTACTTGTCGCAGCTCAGACTGCTCAGGCCTATGTTGATCTCCGGGGAGCGCAGCAGCGCTTAGCGGTTGCCCAGCAAAATGCTGAACTTCAAGCGGAAGCTCTTAGCCTCATTCAAGAGCTGGTTGATAATGGGCGCTCTAGTGATCTAGACCTTCATCGTTCAGAAACGCTTTACCGTACCACGCTTGCGTCGCTGCCTCTCTTTCAAGCCACTATCCAAGTATCTATTGCACAATTGGCGGCTTTAACTGGCGTGGCTGCAAATGAAGCAAGTTCAGCTTTGCCAGAGTTAACGTCAGTTGGTCAAATTCCTAGTCTCTTATCTGAGGTTGCGACGGGTTCCCCTCAAGACCTAATAAACCGTCGTCCAGACATTCGGCAGGCCGAGGCCGAAATTTCTCGTCGTTTGGCGTTAAGTGATGTCGAACGCGCGCGTTTGTTTCCTCGCATTGTCTTTAACACAGATATAAGTGCTTTGTTCAATGGGGCCAATCGACTCGATCAATTGAGTAGCATTGGGTTTGGTCTTGGTCCCACTATTTCTTGGGAAGGCCCAGACCTAAGAGCCGTCCGAGCCGATATTGATATCAGTGATGCGCAAACAGAGGCAGCGATCTCGCAATATGAGCAAACACTCTTAACGGCTCTGTCAGATGTTGAGATGGCTTTGGCGCGGTACGGACGGGAAATGGAGCGTCGAGAAGATTTGGAAAAGGCTTCTCATGCGGCAAAAAATGCTCTTGAACTCGCCCGCCTGCGTTTTGATGAAGGTTATGATGACTTTCTTGATGTACTGGATGCACAGCGAACATTGCTGGATGCAGAAGACGACCGTGTCCAAAATGAGGTTCTGGTGACCACTTATGCTATCTCTGCCTATCGCGCCTTAGGTGGGATGTGGACAGAGGAAGAGCTGAGTGATGAGCGAGCAGAAACTGTCAATAGCTTGACGAATTAA
- a CDS encoding EF-hand domain-containing protein: MNTASLRRANFALAIMAVASLTLSACATKSDRRGPPADGERRGGQARQSGTFMQPIAVLLADMDANKDKMTTLEELHAGAEIEWSKFNRNPSAAYFAQWSMTNLGSTDAMPSFMSFDRDFNGVITEAEFNKRLEGEFKALDKNADGKVERSELIVAFAAPQGERSRNTEQQGRGGGRGQGGGRPPR; this comes from the coding sequence ATGAATACTGCATCTCTCCGCCGCGCAAACTTTGCTCTGGCGATAATGGCTGTTGCAAGCCTTACATTATCTGCCTGTGCCACTAAATCTGATCGTCGTGGCCCCCCAGCTGATGGAGAACGAAGAGGAGGGCAAGCGCGGCAATCTGGCACTTTTATGCAGCCAATCGCCGTTTTATTGGCCGATATGGATGCGAACAAAGATAAAATGACGACACTTGAAGAGCTTCATGCGGGCGCCGAGATTGAATGGTCAAAGTTTAACCGTAACCCTAGCGCTGCCTATTTTGCACAATGGAGTATGACTAACCTGGGGTCTACTGATGCGATGCCGAGTTTCATGAGTTTTGATAGAGATTTTAACGGTGTTATCACTGAGGCCGAATTTAATAAACGACTTGAAGGTGAATTTAAGGCTTTGGATAAAAATGCTGACGGTAAAGTAGAGCGCTCAGAATTAATTGTCGCCTTCGCAGCTCCACAAGGTGAGCGCTCCCGCAATACGGAACAACAAGGCCGAGGCGGCGGACGGGGGCAGGGCGGCGGTAGACCTCCGAGATAA
- a CDS encoding sensor histidine kinase: MTPKRLYPRTLAGQLIALLFGVLIIAQLINLVLLVGTQRFQARANAFNTAMEHTARLIAELPEDRPIELPYVLPRERGSVRGVFFVSRDNQVSTNDGGIDQPRYEPRFRTLLEERDITPLRTSIVFFPNRPPRHPMSDYGSAMQHGGTSTTETSPSPNNIRDRRSELQEIRLSVELEPGVWFNAMLPRLPTESLTGRILLATSLLLGLSLLAVWFFARRISRPISSFALAAERLGRGEDPELLSETGPDDMRLAASAFNTMQTRVTRMLETQRTMLRAVGHDLRTPLTSLRLRAENIADDIEREKVISTLADMTVMTEEILSWAKDASGTESLASVDLRSFLESLTDDYQDQGHDVFLHDFESFTVKIRRTSIKRALQNLINNALQFGQSASVSVTCANNMVNIDIADTGPGVTEVQLTEILKPFVRLETSRSKDTGGTGLGLSIANSIAQIHGGTLTLSNQKPNGLRATLSLPI; encoded by the coding sequence ATGACGCCGAAACGCCTATATCCGCGTACGCTTGCGGGGCAGTTAATTGCCTTACTCTTTGGGGTGCTAATCATTGCACAGCTTATCAACTTGGTTTTGCTTGTCGGTACGCAAAGATTTCAAGCGCGGGCTAATGCATTTAATACCGCCATGGAACACACGGCGCGCCTGATAGCAGAATTACCAGAGGACCGACCGATAGAGCTACCCTATGTACTGCCCAGAGAGCGTGGGAGCGTAAGGGGAGTTTTCTTTGTCTCTAGGGACAACCAAGTGAGCACAAATGATGGCGGCATTGATCAGCCGCGATATGAGCCGCGTTTTCGTACACTCCTTGAGGAGCGAGATATCACGCCGCTGCGGACCTCAATCGTTTTTTTTCCTAACAGACCCCCTCGGCATCCTATGAGTGATTATGGGTCTGCCATGCAACACGGCGGCACGAGTACGACCGAGACTTCGCCTAGTCCTAATAATATTCGTGATAGGCGCTCCGAGCTTCAAGAAATTCGTCTATCGGTGGAGCTAGAGCCTGGGGTTTGGTTTAATGCTATGTTGCCCCGTCTGCCGACTGAGTCTTTAACGGGGCGAATTTTGCTCGCAACGAGTTTGCTTTTGGGCTTGTCTTTGTTGGCGGTCTGGTTTTTTGCCCGCCGTATATCTCGCCCAATTTCAAGCTTTGCCTTAGCAGCAGAGCGGCTTGGGCGCGGAGAAGATCCAGAGCTATTATCAGAAACAGGCCCAGACGATATGCGTCTTGCCGCTAGTGCCTTTAATACAATGCAAACTCGTGTAACCCGAATGCTAGAAACGCAGCGCACAATGCTTCGTGCTGTCGGCCATGATTTGCGTACCCCGCTCACCTCTTTGCGGCTTCGGGCCGAAAACATTGCTGATGACATAGAGCGGGAGAAAGTCATATCGACACTCGCGGATATGACTGTGATGACCGAAGAAATTCTGAGTTGGGCCAAAGATGCGTCAGGTACTGAATCTCTTGCTTCTGTTGACTTGAGGTCATTTCTCGAAAGTCTGACGGATGACTATCAAGACCAAGGACATGATGTTTTCTTGCATGATTTTGAATCTTTTACTGTCAAAATTCGCCGAACCTCTATCAAGAGAGCTTTGCAAAACCTTATCAATAACGCTCTTCAATTCGGGCAATCTGCAAGTGTATCCGTTACATGTGCTAATAACATGGTGAATATTGATATTGCCGATACAGGGCCCGGCGTTACTGAGGTCCAGCTTACAGAAATCCTAAAGCCTTTTGTGCGCCTTGAAACGTCGCGCAGTAAAGACACTGGCGGCACGGGCTTGGGGCTGTCCATTGCAAATTCGATTGCGCAAATTCACGGTGGAACGCTTACGCTTTCCAATCAAAAGCCAAATGGGTTGCGAGCGACCCTAAGCTTGCCAATCTAA
- a CDS encoding response regulator, with protein MTHILVVDDQPDIRDALCEHLERNGFSATPAADAMQARELLNASPVDLVVLDIMMPGETGLSLCKSLSETSETPVILLTALADDTDRIIGLEIGADDYVTKPFNPRELVARIRSVLRRTSKQSPCQETRNIVFGPWKLDVESGELFSDDSGIVTLSTGELRLLKVFVEHAGETLSRDDLFNLTKGRDGFAFERSIDNMISRLRRKIEIDPSHPTYIKTVWGDGYRFIADIS; from the coding sequence ATGACGCATATCTTAGTGGTTGATGACCAGCCAGACATTCGAGATGCCTTATGCGAGCATTTAGAGCGCAATGGATTTTCAGCGACTCCAGCGGCAGATGCCATGCAGGCCCGCGAGTTGTTGAATGCTAGCCCTGTTGATCTCGTTGTTCTGGATATAATGATGCCCGGCGAGACAGGGTTGAGTTTATGTAAGTCCTTATCTGAAACCTCAGAAACACCTGTAATTTTATTGACGGCCCTAGCAGATGATACGGACCGAATTATTGGTCTTGAAATTGGCGCAGATGATTATGTGACCAAGCCATTTAATCCACGTGAACTTGTTGCGCGCATCCGTTCTGTCCTTCGGCGTACCTCAAAACAAAGCCCATGCCAAGAGACGCGAAATATCGTATTTGGTCCTTGGAAATTGGACGTTGAATCAGGCGAGTTATTCAGTGACGATTCAGGTATTGTCACGCTGAGCACGGGCGAGCTTAGACTATTGAAAGTGTTCGTTGAACATGCAGGTGAAACCCTGTCGCGCGATGATTTGTTTAACCTTACAAAAGGTCGTGACGGCTTTGCCTTTGAGCGCAGTATCGATAATATGATTTCACGTTTGCGCCGAAAAATCGAAATTGATCCTTCCCATCCTACATATATTAAAACTGTTTGGGGCGATGGGTATCGTTTTATTGCGGATATATCATGA
- a CDS encoding efflux RND transporter periplasmic adaptor subunit yields MSKKYFYLAGVIIAAASIWAIFLRPESAADSGTFDIETARVESGEVAQIVSASGAVRALTTVEVGSQVSGQIIALNADYNSEVKEGDIIARIDPQTFETRVESANADVQSAEANLAVQQANIASAEATLAQAERDFARQQALYAADAVARSTLEDNERALAVAKANLDVSRAQLRTSNATLSQRKASLRSAQVDLERTIIRSPIDGVVISRNVDVGQTVAASFSAPVLFTIAQDLEDIRIDAAVVESDIGGINTGDSAEFTVDAYPDQTFKGTVEQVRLASETLQNVVTYTVVIEAKNPSGRLLPGMTANVEVTADKRENVLRIAESAIRFRPPANGPEVIEAAAAEAGQRGPRGGGQRGGGAQLLNGINIDDDKKAAIQADLQKEMAAVRESMGERAQFDRAQMRQRIQAATDKVLLRNLTDAEYKQVQEAMKARATVTQVEVYKQTVDGKLEKQSLVLGLQDGSFAEILRGAEAGQEFVTRARLNATGE; encoded by the coding sequence ATGTCAAAAAAATATTTTTACCTAGCGGGTGTGATTATTGCTGCCGCCTCAATTTGGGCCATTTTTTTAAGACCAGAATCTGCCGCAGATAGCGGCACTTTTGACATTGAGACGGCGCGCGTCGAATCTGGCGAAGTCGCACAAATTGTATCCGCTTCTGGGGCGGTTCGTGCCCTAACAACAGTAGAAGTCGGCTCTCAAGTCTCAGGTCAAATTATTGCTCTAAACGCTGACTATAACTCTGAAGTCAAAGAAGGCGACATTATCGCCCGTATTGACCCACAAACATTTGAAACGCGCGTTGAGTCAGCCAATGCTGATGTTCAAAGCGCTGAAGCCAATCTCGCAGTCCAGCAAGCTAATATTGCCAGTGCCGAAGCCACACTTGCGCAAGCTGAAAGGGATTTTGCACGGCAACAAGCCTTATACGCCGCTGATGCTGTGGCCCGCTCGACACTAGAAGATAATGAACGTGCCCTCGCCGTCGCCAAAGCGAATTTGGATGTTAGTCGAGCCCAACTCAGAACATCTAATGCAACTCTTTCGCAACGCAAAGCTTCACTCCGCTCTGCCCAAGTTGATCTTGAGCGCACAATCATTCGCTCTCCCATCGATGGAGTCGTAATTTCCAGAAATGTCGATGTCGGTCAGACTGTGGCAGCCAGTTTTTCTGCTCCTGTTCTTTTCACAATCGCTCAGGATCTAGAAGACATCCGGATTGATGCCGCTGTAGTTGAAAGTGACATTGGCGGAATCAATACTGGAGATTCAGCGGAATTTACCGTGGATGCTTATCCTGACCAAACCTTTAAAGGGACTGTTGAACAGGTTCGTTTGGCCTCCGAGACTCTGCAAAATGTTGTTACCTACACAGTGGTTATCGAAGCCAAAAATCCATCTGGCCGCCTTTTGCCGGGAATGACGGCGAATGTTGAGGTAACGGCCGACAAGCGAGAAAATGTTTTGAGAATAGCGGAATCTGCCATTCGTTTTCGTCCGCCAGCCAATGGCCCTGAAGTAATCGAAGCGGCTGCGGCAGAAGCTGGTCAGAGAGGCCCGCGCGGTGGTGGACAAAGAGGCGGCGGAGCTCAATTACTAAATGGCATTAACATTGACGACGACAAAAAAGCCGCCATTCAAGCAGATTTACAAAAAGAAATGGCCGCCGTGCGTGAATCTATGGGCGAGCGCGCACAATTTGATCGCGCTCAAATGCGTCAACGCATCCAAGCTGCCACGGACAAAGTCCTTTTACGTAATTTAACCGATGCCGAGTATAAGCAGGTTCAAGAAGCAATGAAGGCCCGTGCTACAGTCACGCAAGTCGAAGTCTATAAACAAACTGTAGACGGAAAACTTGAAAAGCAATCTTTAGTCTTGGGCTTGCAAGATGGCTCCTTTGCTGAAATTTTACGTGGCGCTGAGGCAGGGCAAGAATTTGTCACACGTGCTCGCTTGAATGCGACGGGCGAATAG
- a CDS encoding ABC transporter ATP-binding protein produces MDTVSQSSSPSPALISCRDVTKTYVMGTQKVHALRGVNVDFHRGEMTAIMGPSGSGKSTLMNLIGALDVPTSGTLEINGRNLATLKPNDLADLRNETIGFVFQQFNLLGRSSALTNVKLPLRYSRKPLSDIDARAAECLKMVGLGDRMDHRPMQLSGGQQQRVAIARALAGSPSIILADEPTGALDTKTSEEIMALLTGLGESGITVIIVTHEPEVAEYAARQIHFRDGQIERDERAKP; encoded by the coding sequence ATGGACACAGTGTCTCAATCTTCCTCGCCTTCTCCTGCCCTCATTTCATGTCGGGATGTAACCAAGACTTATGTCATGGGAACTCAGAAAGTTCACGCCCTACGCGGGGTTAATGTCGATTTTCATCGTGGAGAAATGACGGCAATTATGGGCCCGTCAGGGTCTGGCAAATCCACGTTAATGAACCTAATTGGCGCACTTGACGTCCCAACATCTGGAACTTTGGAAATTAATGGCCGAAATTTAGCCACGCTAAAACCAAATGATTTGGCTGATCTACGCAATGAAACAATTGGTTTCGTCTTTCAACAATTCAACTTGCTAGGGCGCTCCTCAGCTCTCACTAATGTTAAACTACCTCTGCGTTATTCTCGTAAACCCCTGAGCGATATAGACGCCCGCGCAGCGGAGTGTTTGAAAATGGTTGGTCTGGGCGACCGGATGGATCATCGTCCGATGCAGCTCTCTGGTGGGCAACAACAGCGCGTTGCGATCGCTCGCGCTTTGGCAGGGTCTCCGTCAATCATCCTAGCGGATGAGCCCACGGGCGCGCTCGACACTAAAACATCCGAAGAAATTATGGCGCTTTTAACAGGCCTAGGAGAAAGCGGGATTACCGTTATTATTGTGACACATGAGCCAGAAGTCGCTGAGTACGCTGCACGGCAAATCCATTTCAGAGACGGACAAATTGAACGGGATGAAAGGGCAAAGCCATGA